One segment of Marvinbryantia formatexigens DSM 14469 DNA contains the following:
- a CDS encoding ATP-dependent nuclease yields the protein MYLKKLIIKNFRIFDEMGIELIFNKGVNAIIGENNSGKSSVIDALRIVYSTVTYRKDIFFSKSDFHVCEDGTVVDYTQFDVYLEDVPRRMTEIWNPQSESGMGGDFHIKFEKYIAPNGTEKVRSVYWGFGTEGNQLSSDTFEATDVVFLGALRDSESEMKPSRNSKLAQLLRNLVPEEAVREELVQILNNANNDLLKKEQLKKTRNTINQNLARIEQEFLNQQIDIGLVEPRFDSIASSLRAWVKPKWILINKEDAVYETAHTYFQSNMDLKKIQDDAKGIYFEISILDSETELDKKVADRISEIANKSFELYQNGLGYNNLLFMSAVLGDMAIERGGVYQNLLLVEEPEAHLHPQLQELVHDFLSDANKNDGNIQIIYTSHSPTLASKIDIDNINLLYEYGHKKYCLPFSQTNLTEENKKYLQRYLDVTKSQMFFARGILFVEGISEAILLPAMAKALGRPFEKYAVELVNVDSVAFTPFVNLLSSDKVKTCFSKVSVITDDDRCAKKNEKDYIDKNYDYDDVSSEVATNLQNGQPSDRCNDLTTLCSGAGINIFTATKTLEYALCCSENNVYYMVEALKVCYTELGPKLETKVSSLSQLSEKAACVWLFIRTRDKCKGAVAQYISQVISDQHELRKKGKKIKKEFVIPDYLKNAIYSVTEQ from the coding sequence ATGTATTTAAAAAAACTTATTATAAAAAATTTTAGAATATTTGATGAAATGGGTATAGAACTTATTTTTAATAAGGGCGTAAATGCAATTATTGGAGAAAACAATTCTGGTAAATCTTCTGTAATAGATGCGCTTAGGATTGTTTATTCAACTGTGACATATAGAAAAGACATATTCTTTTCAAAGTCGGATTTTCATGTTTGTGAAGATGGAACAGTGGTAGACTACACTCAATTTGATGTGTATTTGGAGGATGTACCTCGTAGAATGACGGAAATCTGGAATCCACAAAGTGAGAGTGGCATGGGAGGGGATTTTCATATTAAGTTTGAAAAATATATCGCTCCCAATGGAACTGAAAAGGTTCGGTCAGTTTATTGGGGATTTGGAACAGAAGGAAATCAATTATCTTCAGATACATTTGAGGCAACAGATGTAGTTTTCTTGGGGGCACTGCGAGATTCAGAAAGTGAGATGAAACCTTCAAGAAACAGTAAACTGGCACAATTACTTCGAAATTTGGTTCCAGAAGAAGCTGTTAGGGAAGAATTAGTTCAGATTTTGAATAACGCAAATAATGATTTGTTGAAAAAAGAACAGTTAAAAAAGACGAGAAATACAATAAATCAAAATCTTGCAAGAATTGAACAGGAATTTTTAAATCAACAGATTGATATTGGCTTAGTAGAACCGAGGTTTGATTCAATTGCATCTTCCCTACGCGCATGGGTTAAGCCAAAATGGATTCTAATAAATAAGGAAGATGCTGTTTATGAAACGGCACATACATATTTTCAAAGTAATATGGATCTGAAAAAAATACAAGATGATGCAAAGGGCATATATTTTGAAATCTCTATTTTGGATAGTGAGACTGAACTTGACAAGAAAGTAGCAGATAGAATTAGTGAAATAGCGAATAAATCTTTTGAACTATATCAGAATGGCTTGGGATATAATAATTTGTTGTTTATGTCAGCAGTACTTGGTGATATGGCAATTGAGAGGGGTGGAGTTTATCAAAATCTTTTGTTAGTCGAAGAACCAGAGGCCCATCTGCATCCGCAACTACAGGAATTGGTACATGATTTTTTATCAGATGCAAATAAAAATGATGGTAATATCCAGATAATTTATACATCACATTCTCCTACGCTGGCTTCAAAAATAGATATAGATAATATTAATTTGTTATATGAGTATGGGCATAAGAAATATTGTTTGCCTTTCTCACAAACAAACCTAACAGAGGAGAATAAAAAATATTTACAGAGGTACTTGGATGTAACAAAATCTCAGATGTTTTTTGCGCGAGGAATTTTATTTGTAGAAGGAATCAGTGAAGCAATTTTACTTCCGGCAATGGCGAAGGCATTGGGCAGACCTTTTGAAAAGTATGCGGTAGAATTGGTCAATGTAGATAGTGTTGCATTTACACCATTTGTAAATCTCTTATCATCTGATAAAGTTAAGACCTGTTTTTCAAAAGTGTCCGTTATTACGGATGATGACAGATGTGCTAAAAAGAATGAAAAAGACTATATTGACAAAAATTATGATTATGATGATGTCAGTAGTGAAGTTGCTACAAACCTACAAAATGGACAACCTTCGGATAGATGTAATGATTTGACAACATTATGTTCTGGTGCGGGGATAAACATATTTACGGCAACTAAAACATTAGAGTATGCATTATGCTGTAGTGAAAATAATGTTTATTATATGGTAGAAGCATTGAAAGTATGTTATACGGAATTGGGTCCGAAGTTAGAAACGAAGGTTAGCTCGTTATCTCAATTAAGTGAAAAAGCAGCATGTGTATGGCTGTTTATAAGAACCAGAGATAAATGCAAAGGAGCAGTTGCACAATACATAAGTCAAGTAATTAGTGACCAGCATGAATTAAGAAAAAAAGGAAAGAAAATTAAGAAAGAGTTTGTTATCCCAGATTATTTGAAAAATGCGATTTATAGTGTGACGGAGCAATAG